One region of Rhizobium sp. 007 genomic DNA includes:
- a CDS encoding transposase, which yields MSVASWSGSVLAWQRELDALKERLGPVFRRRELRLSSGAFLDGVLSGVERKTGWLMAEQAGLERPYRMQSLLGRSHWDAEALRDVVRAYAAEALGDADGVLVVDETGFLKKGEHSVGVARQYSGTAGRIENCLVGVFLDLCKPLRPNPDRPAAVPTEKLGGR from the coding sequence ATGTCCGTCGCAAGCTGGTCTGGGTCGGTATTGGCATGGCAACGCGAACTCGATGCATTGAAGGAGCGACTGGGGCCGGTTTTTCGTCGCCGTGAATTGCGCTTATCGAGTGGCGCCTTTCTTGATGGCGTTCTGTCGGGAGTGGAGCGCAAGACTGGCTGGCTGATGGCCGAGCAGGCAGGGCTGGAGCGGCCTTATCGGATGCAGTCGCTATTGGGGCGCAGCCATTGGGATGCCGAGGCTTTGCGCGATGTCGTTCGGGCCTATGCGGCAGAGGCCCTCGGAGATGCGGACGGCGTTCTGGTGGTGGACGAGACCGGGTTCCTGAAGAAGGGCGAGCATTCGGTCGGGGTGGCGCGGCAATATTCCGGGACGGCCGGCCGAATTGAGAACTGCCTGGTGGGTGTCTTCCTTGACCTATGCAAGCCGCTACGGCCAAACCCTGATCGACCGGCGGCTGTACCTACCGAAAAGCTGGGTGGACGATGA